Proteins encoded together in one Patescibacteria group bacterium window:
- a CDS encoding type II toxin-antitoxin system HigB family toxin translates to MRIIAVKTIKDFWQNHKDSEQPLTAWYHEVKKEQWNSPHDIKKKYKNASILKNKRVVFNIAGNKYRLVVAVKYDFRIVYIRFIGMHEIYDKINAETI, encoded by the coding sequence ATGAGAATCATTGCCGTAAAAACAATAAAAGATTTTTGGCAAAATCATAAAGACTCAGAGCAACCGTTAACAGCGTGGTATCACGAAGTTAAAAAAGAGCAATGGAACAGTCCGCATGACATTAAAAAAAAATATAAAAACGCCAGTATTCTGAAAAATAAGCGAGTCGTATTTAATATAGCAGGAAATAAGTATAGGTTAGTCGTTGCTGTTAAATATGATTTCAGGATAGTTTATATACGATTTATCGGCATGCACGAAATCTATGACAAAATAAACGCAGAAACAATATGA
- a CDS encoding inner membrane CreD family protein — EDYALLMGSSGLFIVLAVVMYVSRNIDWYGFNAEEK; from the coding sequence GGAAGATTACGCCCTGCTTATGGGAAGCAGCGGACTTTTCATTGTGCTGGCTGTCGTTATGTATGTTTCCAGGAATATAGACTGGTATGGGTTCAATGCGGAAGAAAAATAG